The following proteins are co-located in the Streptococcus downei MFe28 genome:
- a CDS encoding YutD family protein — MRKDITPDMLNYNKFPGPKFVHFDRQVRSEGIELELVDNYKDGFKLENFQQRFSDLLLKYDYILGDWSSDELRLRGFYKDERVVKNDSKIGRLDDYLKEYCNFGCAYFLLENPQPQEPQREEEERPRRKRDNRKRRPHQKSRQDFKMADQEDWGYRKKGQDRRDFKLGERDKFTKKSKPKRHQPKPDSRRFDDKNQNQHFTIRKKGK, encoded by the coding sequence ATGCGAAAAGATATAACCCCTGATATGCTCAATTACAACAAATTTCCGGGGCCCAAGTTTGTCCATTTTGACCGACAAGTTCGCTCGGAAGGGATTGAGTTGGAGCTGGTTGATAATTATAAAGATGGCTTCAAGCTGGAGAATTTCCAACAGCGATTTTCTGACCTCCTCCTCAAATATGACTATATCCTCGGGGATTGGTCCAGTGATGAGCTACGCCTGCGGGGCTTCTACAAGGATGAGCGGGTCGTCAAAAATGACAGCAAGATTGGTCGCTTGGATGACTACCTCAAGGAATACTGCAACTTTGGTTGTGCCTACTTTCTTTTGGAAAATCCTCAGCCTCAAGAGCCCCAGCGTGAGGAAGAAGAACGTCCTCGTCGCAAACGGGACAATCGCAAGCGTCGTCCCCATCAGAAATCTCGGCAGGATTTCAAGATGGCTGACCAAGAGGACTGGGGCTATAGAAAAAAGGGGCAGGACAGGAGAGATTTCAAGCTAGGAGAGCGAGACAAATTTACCAAGAAGTCTAAGCCCAAACGCCACCAGCCAAAGCCAGACAGCAGACGCTTTGACGATAAGAATCAAAACCAGCACTTTACCATAAGAAAGAAGGGCAAGTAA
- the rlmN gene encoding 23S rRNA (adenine(2503)-C(2))-methyltransferase RlmN has product MPRSKTKQENPDLKPSIYSLTRDQLIDWSLEHGQKKFRASQIWDWLYKKRVQSFDEMTNISKDFIALLKENFDFNPLKQRIVQESADGTIKYLFELPDGMLIETVLMRQHYGLSVCVTTQVGCNIGCTFCASGLIKKQRDLNNGEITAQIMLVQKYLDDQGNGERVSHVVVMGIGEPFDNYDNVIRFLRTINDDNGLAIGARHITVSTSGLAHKIREFANEGIQVNLAVSLHAPNNELRSSIMRINRSFPLEKLFDAIEYYIQTTNRRVTFEYIMLNEVNDYPENAQELADLTKSIRKLSYVNLIPYNAVSEHDQYSRSTKERVDAFYDVLKKNGVNCVVRQEHGTDIDAACGQLRSNTMKRDRQKALAKAEKNG; this is encoded by the coding sequence ATGCCAAGAAGTAAGACAAAGCAAGAAAATCCAGACTTGAAACCATCCATTTATAGCCTGACTCGGGACCAGTTGATTGATTGGTCCCTTGAACACGGTCAAAAGAAATTTCGGGCTAGCCAAATCTGGGATTGGCTTTATAAGAAAAGGGTCCAATCCTTTGATGAGATGACCAATATTTCCAAGGACTTCATCGCCCTGCTCAAGGAAAATTTTGATTTCAATCCCCTCAAGCAACGGATTGTCCAGGAGTCGGCTGATGGCACCATCAAGTACCTCTTTGAATTACCCGATGGGATGCTGATTGAAACGGTGCTCATGCGGCAGCACTACGGCTTGTCGGTTTGTGTCACCACTCAAGTCGGCTGTAATATCGGTTGTACCTTCTGCGCCAGCGGTCTGATTAAAAAGCAACGGGACCTAAACAACGGTGAAATCACAGCTCAAATCATGCTGGTGCAAAAGTACCTGGACGACCAAGGAAATGGGGAACGGGTCAGCCATGTGGTGGTCATGGGTATTGGCGAGCCCTTTGATAATTATGACAATGTCATCCGTTTCTTACGGACCATCAATGACGACAATGGTCTGGCTATCGGAGCCCGTCATATCACGGTTTCCACCTCAGGCCTAGCCCACAAAATCCGTGAATTTGCCAATGAAGGCATTCAGGTCAATCTGGCCGTTTCCCTTCATGCTCCCAATAACGAGCTACGCTCCAGCATCATGCGCATCAATCGTTCCTTCCCTCTGGAAAAGCTCTTTGATGCGATTGAGTACTATATCCAGACGACCAACCGTCGGGTCACCTTTGAGTATATCATGCTCAACGAAGTCAATGATTATCCTGAGAATGCCCAGGAGCTGGCAGACTTGACCAAGTCCATCCGCAAGCTCTCTTATGTTAACCTCATTCCTTACAATGCAGTTTCTGAGCATGACCAATACAGCCGTTCGACCAAGGAGCGCGTGGATGCCTTCTATGATGTTCTCAAGAAAAATGGCGTCAACTGCGTGGTCCGTCAAGAGCACGGGACAGACATTGATGCAGCCTGTGGTCAATTGCGCTCCAACACCATGAAGCGGGACCGACAAAAGGCCCTAGCTAAGGCAGAGAAAAATGGCTAA
- a CDS encoding VanZ family protein, producing the protein MAKLVEKCFAAEAELTATGRRLVYFLIAGYSLCLLYLCFSPQPIGLKDVDTPNIHYWGQVPYLLVPFNSFVSIGKLDTFKKLFWVIGQNFSNLLLLTPLVLGILALKPTWRRWPLVLAMSFGMSLGIETTQVILDWLFNANRVFEVDDLIFNSLGGLLALGLVPVVKFLVRKIKKT; encoded by the coding sequence ATGGCTAAGCTAGTCGAGAAGTGTTTTGCTGCAGAAGCAGAGCTGACAGCAACTGGCCGTCGCCTAGTCTATTTTCTCATAGCAGGTTACAGCCTTTGCCTTCTCTATCTCTGCTTTTCTCCCCAACCGATTGGGTTGAAAGATGTTGATACCCCTAATATTCATTATTGGGGACAGGTCCCCTATCTCTTGGTTCCCTTCAACTCCTTTGTCTCCATCGGCAAGTTAGATACCTTCAAAAAACTTTTCTGGGTCATCGGTCAGAATTTTTCAAACTTGCTCCTTTTGACCCCTCTGGTCCTAGGGATTTTGGCCCTGAAGCCGACTTGGCGACGCTGGCCTTTGGTACTTGCCATGAGTTTTGGCATGAGCCTAGGTATCGAAACGACCCAGGTTATTCTTGACTGGCTCTTCAATGCCAATCGGGTCTTTGAAGTTGATGACCTCATCTTTAATAGTCTGGGCGGATTGCTTGCCCTAGGCTTGGTCCCTGTGGTAAAATTTCTAGTAAGGAAAATCAAAAAAACTTAG
- a CDS encoding ABC transporter ATP-binding protein: MIIKKLWWFFRQEKRRYLIGILSLSLVSVLNLIPPKVMGKVIDSIDAKNLTLNSLLIKLVILLLAALGMYLLRLIWRVYLLGTSYRLGTILRSRLFEHFTQMSPSFFQKYRTGDLMAHATNDINSLTMLAGAGVMSAVDASITALVTLLTMLLTISWKMTLIAILPLPLMAWTTSWLGRKNHESFKAALASFSDLNNKVQESISGIKVTKSFGYQADESASFAQTNQANFRKNLISMRYNSMFTPVTMIFVGSSYVLTLLVGAYLISAGQLTVGSLVTFITYLDMLVWPLQAIGFLFNISQRGNVSYDRISKLLAEESDVQETDYPLAEIENGPISYDIDRFAYEDEATLSNIHFQLEKGQTLGLVGQTGSGKTSLLKLLLREYDVQEGDIKLNGHNIKDYKLSDLRSLMGYVPQDQFLFAMSILENIRFSNPALTLDQVQEAAKLAQVYDDIVAMPEGFETLISEKGVSLSGGQKQRIAMARAMIMDPEILILDDSLSAVDAKTENAIIEHLKETRQGKTTLITAHRLSAVVHSDLILVMQDGRIVERGRHDDLLAQGGWYARTYASQQLEMEGGDHGE; the protein is encoded by the coding sequence ATGATTATCAAAAAACTCTGGTGGTTTTTCCGGCAGGAAAAACGGCGCTATTTAATTGGGATTCTGTCCTTGAGCCTGGTTAGTGTCCTCAATCTGATTCCGCCCAAGGTCATGGGGAAGGTTATTGACTCTATTGATGCCAAGAACCTGACCCTGAATTCCCTTTTAATTAAGCTGGTTATCCTCTTGCTAGCTGCTTTAGGCATGTACCTCTTGCGCCTGATTTGGCGGGTTTATCTTTTAGGGACCTCTTATCGTTTGGGGACCATTCTTCGTAGTCGCCTCTTTGAGCATTTCACTCAGATGTCGCCTTCTTTTTTCCAAAAGTATCGGACAGGGGACCTGATGGCCCACGCCACCAATGACATCAACTCCTTGACCATGTTGGCAGGAGCAGGAGTCATGTCGGCTGTCGATGCTTCCATTACAGCCTTGGTCACCCTCTTGACCATGCTTTTGACCATTTCCTGGAAGATGACCCTGATTGCTATCCTCCCTCTGCCACTTATGGCCTGGACCACTTCTTGGCTGGGACGCAAGAATCATGAATCCTTCAAGGCAGCCCTGGCCTCATTTTCTGACCTCAATAATAAGGTTCAAGAAAGTATCTCAGGGATCAAGGTGACCAAGTCCTTTGGCTACCAGGCCGATGAGTCTGCTAGTTTTGCGCAAACCAACCAGGCTAATTTTCGCAAGAACCTGATCAGCATGCGCTACAACTCCATGTTTACCCCTGTTACCATGATTTTTGTCGGCTCCTCCTATGTCCTGACGCTCTTGGTGGGGGCCTACCTGATTTCGGCAGGTCAGCTCACAGTCGGAAGTCTGGTTACCTTCATTACCTATCTGGATATGCTGGTTTGGCCCTTGCAGGCCATTGGCTTCCTCTTTAATATTAGCCAGCGGGGTAATGTTTCCTATGATCGGATTTCCAAACTTCTGGCTGAAGAAAGTGATGTTCAAGAAACAGACTATCCCCTAGCTGAGATTGAAAATGGCCCAATCAGCTACGATATTGACCGCTTTGCCTATGAGGACGAAGCGACCCTCTCCAATATCCATTTCCAACTGGAAAAAGGCCAAACCCTAGGTCTGGTCGGCCAAACGGGTTCAGGCAAAACCAGTCTCCTGAAATTACTCCTGCGAGAATATGATGTCCAAGAGGGTGATATCAAACTCAATGGTCACAATATCAAGGACTACAAGCTTTCTGACCTCCGCAGTCTCATGGGCTATGTCCCCCAGGACCAATTTCTCTTTGCCATGTCCATTCTAGAAAATATCCGTTTTTCCAATCCAGCTTTGACCTTGGACCAAGTCCAAGAGGCAGCTAAGCTAGCCCAGGTCTACGATGACATTGTCGCCATGCCAGAGGGCTTTGAAACCCTGATTAGTGAAAAAGGGGTCTCCCTCTCTGGTGGTCAGAAACAACGGATTGCCATGGCTCGGGCCATGATTATGGACCCAGAGATTCTGATTCTGGACGACTCCCTCTCGGCTGTTGATGCCAAGACAGAAAATGCTATCATCGAGCACCTCAAGGAAACCCGTCAGGGCAAGACGACCCTGATTACTGCCCATCGCCTCAGTGCCGTCGTTCACAGCGATTTAATTCTGGTCATGCAAGATGGCCGTATCGTTGAGCGTGGTCGTCATGATGACTTGCTGGCTCAAGGTGGCTGGTATGCCAGGACCTACGCTTCCCAACAATTAGAAATGGAAGGAGGAGACCATGGAGAATGA
- a CDS encoding ABC transporter ATP-binding protein: MENETQIMGQWQVFRRLLAYLKTYKWLTSLALAFLLLTSVVQTVIPLVARYFIDHYIQQVSQLALTVLAGYFLLYVLQMIFSYVGNYLFAKVAYAIVRDIRQDAFDNIQKLGMAYFDQTPAGSIVSRLTNDTEAISQMFTGILSSFISAIFIFATTLYTMIVLDVRLTILVAFFLPFIFVLVDLYRKKSMTVIEATRARLSDINTKLSESIEGIRVIQAFRQENRLKEEFEEINQSHLVYANRSVLLDSVFLRPAMSLLKLLGYAVLMAYFGLTWKTFGITAGLMYAFIQYINRLFDPLISVTQNFSTLQTSMVSAGRVFKLIDRRDYEPQQANQDLQVTQGNIEFKNVSFSYDGKRQILDNISFKVQKGQTIAFVGPTGSGKSSIINVFMRFYEFGSGQVLLDGHDIRDYSQAELRSSVGLVLQDPFLYHGTISSNIRMYQDISDQEVKAAADFVDASDFIEKLPQGYDEPVTERGSTFSTGQRQLLAFARTVASQPKVLILDEATANIDSETEDVIQNSLKKMRQGRTTIAIAHRLSTIQDANCIYVLDKGRIIESGTHEQLLAQQGTYHRMYQLQAGMMD; encoded by the coding sequence ATGGAGAATGAGACCCAAATCATGGGCCAATGGCAGGTCTTTAGACGCCTGCTGGCCTATCTCAAAACCTATAAGTGGCTGACCTCCCTGGCTCTAGCCTTCCTGCTTTTGACCTCAGTGGTGCAGACGGTTATTCCCTTGGTGGCTCGCTATTTTATTGACCACTATATCCAACAGGTCAGTCAGCTGGCCCTCACGGTCCTGGCTGGTTACTTCCTGCTCTATGTCCTGCAGATGATTTTTTCCTACGTGGGGAATTACCTCTTTGCCAAGGTGGCCTATGCCATCGTTCGCGATATTCGTCAAGATGCTTTTGACAATATCCAAAAACTGGGCATGGCTTATTTTGACCAGACCCCTGCGGGCTCCATCGTTTCTCGCCTGACCAACGATACCGAAGCCATTAGCCAGATGTTTACCGGAATTCTGTCCAGCTTCATCTCGGCTATCTTTATCTTTGCGACCACCCTCTATACCATGATTGTCCTTGATGTCCGTCTGACAATTTTGGTAGCCTTCTTCCTGCCCTTTATCTTTGTTCTAGTTGACCTCTACCGCAAGAAATCCATGACGGTCATCGAAGCAACTAGGGCCCGGCTCAGCGACATCAACACCAAGTTGTCCGAGTCTATTGAAGGCATCAGGGTCATTCAGGCCTTTCGCCAAGAAAATCGCCTAAAAGAAGAATTTGAGGAAATCAACCAGAGCCACCTGGTCTACGCCAACCGCTCGGTTCTCCTAGATTCAGTCTTTCTCAGACCGGCCATGTCCCTGCTCAAACTTTTGGGCTATGCCGTACTCATGGCCTACTTTGGCCTGACCTGGAAGACCTTCGGCATTACGGCAGGTCTCATGTATGCCTTTATCCAGTACATCAATCGGCTTTTTGACCCCCTGATTTCGGTCACCCAGAATTTTTCTACCCTCCAGACCTCTATGGTTTCGGCTGGGCGGGTCTTTAAACTCATTGACCGCAGGGACTACGAGCCCCAGCAGGCCAATCAGGACCTGCAGGTGACCCAGGGCAATATCGAATTTAAAAATGTCAGCTTTTCCTATGATGGCAAGCGTCAGATTCTGGATAATATTAGCTTCAAGGTCCAAAAAGGGCAGACCATTGCCTTTGTTGGACCGACAGGTTCTGGCAAGTCCTCCATCATCAATGTCTTTATGCGTTTCTATGAATTTGGCTCGGGGCAAGTCCTCCTAGACGGCCATGACATCAGAGACTATTCACAGGCAGAACTTCGTTCCTCTGTGGGACTGGTCTTGCAGGATCCCTTCCTCTATCATGGGACCATTTCCTCCAATATCCGCATGTATCAGGATATTTCCGACCAGGAAGTCAAAGCAGCAGCAGACTTTGTTGATGCCAGCGACTTTATTGAAAAACTACCCCAGGGCTATGATGAACCCGTGACCGAGCGAGGCTCCACTTTTTCAACGGGTCAGCGTCAGCTCCTAGCCTTTGCTAGAACGGTGGCCAGCCAACCTAAGGTCTTGATTCTAGACGAAGCGACGGCTAATATTGACTCGGAGACCGAGGACGTCATCCAAAATTCCCTCAAGAAGATGCGACAAGGCAGAACCACCATCGCCATCGCCCACCGCCTCTCGACTATCCAAGATGCCAACTGCATCTATGTCCTAGACAAGGGCCGCATCATCGAATCGGGCACCCACGAGCAACTCCTAGCCCAGCAGGGCACCTACCACCGCATGTATCAGCTCCAAGCAGGGATGATGGATTAA
- a CDS encoding putative holin-like toxin, translating into MLWKGGNSLTAFEVVETILGFAMFTIALISLCYQIFKNSKK; encoded by the coding sequence ATCTTGTGGAAGGGAGGTAACTCTTTGACTGCTTTTGAAGTGGTAGAGACGATTTTAGGTTTTGCTATGTTTACTATAGCCCTAATCAGTCTTTGTTACCAAATCTTCAAAAATAGTAAAAAATAA
- a CDS encoding putative cross-wall-targeting lipoprotein signal domain-containing proteiin encodes MQKNTFSKRKTKFAGLCGAILATTTIAMGVGATVHADEASASATTDTATQTKETAGSKQEQVSFENTTVDTSTQNQETAVTTPVAQVTQTNEATPVAPSQDTASAAPVQDAATTTVQPATAAGQGTNNNGNEQAQGVTPKSTASQQPAPAVTTKPEDTTEYGSVDFDKTLTATAKTAPVTDVNYDGSQDVYITIDDPSQAYTPNADNIAKYLNEYLTQLRQINGINVPVPDANDLMKNWAQSRADEEAQESDSIDHETKLAYPSGVQIYSEDGHEDSLSTITPTKDGKNLGSDQATAYYLALNWFADYFNIAGSKDDANGMSSFGHAISILSNSGDGMALGIANGTGKETGGFYAMLEIGSNSNVKNEDGFAATTKDANGNWILTYNGKRVMFLPKTIFHYVTKDPNAKPDQKTGDQAKDPAAGNGQGSAGNGQGSAGNGQASPLAPKTVQATSQGAGMGSASATASKEDKNLPSTGDSAQSAVTAIGAVMVMAGLGLAGAGKLKKED; translated from the coding sequence ATGCAGAAGAACACATTCAGCAAACGTAAAACTAAATTCGCCGGTCTCTGTGGAGCCATCCTGGCTACGACTACCATTGCCATGGGTGTCGGTGCAACTGTCCATGCCGATGAAGCCAGTGCATCAGCAACAACAGATACAGCTACTCAAACCAAGGAGACAGCTGGTAGCAAGCAAGAGCAAGTAAGTTTTGAAAATACAACTGTCGATACCAGCACTCAAAATCAAGAGACAGCTGTGACCACCCCAGTAGCTCAAGTTACACAAACGAATGAAGCTACACCAGTAGCACCAAGTCAAGATACTGCTAGTGCCGCTCCTGTCCAAGATGCCGCTACGACAACCGTCCAACCAGCTACTGCTGCGGGCCAAGGAACTAACAATAATGGCAATGAACAAGCACAAGGTGTCACACCAAAATCTACAGCCAGTCAACAGCCTGCACCCGCTGTAACCACCAAGCCAGAAGATACTACTGAATACGGTAGTGTTGACTTTGATAAGACATTAACAGCCACAGCAAAAACGGCTCCTGTTACCGATGTCAATTATGATGGTTCTCAGGATGTTTACATCACTATCGATGACCCAAGCCAAGCTTATACACCAAATGCTGACAACATTGCCAAATATTTAAACGAATACTTGACCCAATTGCGTCAAATCAATGGTATCAATGTTCCCGTTCCAGATGCTAACGACTTGATGAAGAACTGGGCACAAAGCCGTGCTGATGAAGAGGCCCAAGAGTCTGATAGCATTGACCATGAGACTAAATTAGCCTATCCTTCTGGCGTACAAATTTATTCCGAAGATGGCCATGAAGATTCCCTTAGCACTATTACACCAACTAAAGATGGTAAAAACTTGGGGTCTGACCAAGCAACAGCCTATTACCTGGCCCTCAACTGGTTCGCCGATTACTTTAATATTGCAGGTAGCAAGGATGATGCAAATGGTATGAGTTCATTTGGCCACGCTATTTCCATCCTCTCTAACAGCGGTGACGGTATGGCCCTAGGTATCGCTAATGGTACCGGTAAAGAAACTGGTGGCTTCTACGCTATGCTGGAAATTGGTAGCAATTCCAATGTCAAAAATGAAGATGGTTTCGCTGCTACTACCAAGGATGCTAACGGCAACTGGATCTTGACCTATAATGGTAAACGAGTCATGTTCTTGCCTAAGACCATTTTCCACTATGTGACCAAGGATCCTAATGCTAAGCCAGACCAAAAGACTGGCGATCAGGCCAAGGATCCTGCTGCAGGAAACGGTCAAGGCTCTGCCGGTAACGGCCAAGGCTCTGCCGGTAACGGCCAAGCTAGTCCTCTAGCTCCTAAGACGGTTCAAGCCACAAGCCAAGGAGCTGGCATGGGTAGTGCTTCTGCCACTGCTAGCAAGGAAGACAAGAACCTGCCATCTACAGGTGACTCAGCTCAAAGTGCTGTAACAGCTATCGGTGCTGTTATGGTCATGGCTGGACTTGGTTTGGCTGGTGCAGGCAAACTTAAAAAAGAAGACTAA
- a CDS encoding DegV family protein, whose amino-acid sequence MSKIKIVTDSSITIEPELVESLDITVVPLSVMIDGVIYSDNDLKEEGKFLNLMRASKELPKTSQPPVGVFAEVYEKLANEGAEQIVSIHITSSLSGTVEAARQGATIAGLDVTVIDSTFTDQSMKHQVVQAAILAEQGASLDEVLAKIEEVRQKSELFIGVSTLENLVKGGRIGRVSGMISSLLNIRVVMELKDSTLNPVAKGRGQKTFNKWLDSFIAHAQERQVAEIGISYSGSPDWANTMKDKLEVLVAGEHISVLETGSIIQTHTGEGAFAVMVRYE is encoded by the coding sequence ATGTCTAAAATTAAGATTGTAACGGACTCCTCAATCACCATTGAGCCCGAATTGGTGGAGAGCTTGGACATCACGGTTGTCCCACTCTCAGTCATGATTGATGGGGTCATCTATAGCGATAACGATTTGAAGGAAGAGGGCAAATTCCTCAACCTCATGCGCGCCAGCAAGGAACTGCCCAAGACCAGCCAACCGCCTGTTGGTGTTTTTGCGGAAGTCTACGAGAAGTTGGCTAATGAAGGTGCCGAGCAAATTGTTTCCATCCATATCACCTCTAGCCTGTCTGGAACGGTAGAAGCTGCCCGCCAGGGAGCGACAATTGCTGGTCTGGATGTGACGGTTATCGACTCAACCTTCACCGATCAGTCCATGAAGCATCAGGTGGTACAAGCCGCCATTCTAGCCGAACAAGGAGCTAGCCTGGATGAGGTTTTGGCTAAGATAGAAGAAGTACGGCAAAAATCCGAACTCTTTATTGGCGTGTCTACCTTGGAAAATCTGGTTAAGGGTGGTCGGATTGGCCGTGTTTCTGGAATGATTTCCTCCCTCCTCAATATCCGAGTAGTCATGGAGCTCAAGGACTCTACCCTCAACCCAGTTGCTAAAGGACGGGGACAAAAGACCTTTAACAAGTGGCTGGATAGCTTCATCGCCCATGCCCAGGAGCGTCAGGTCGCTGAAATTGGCATCTCTTATTCTGGCAGTCCTGACTGGGCCAATACCATGAAGGATAAGCTGGAAGTGCTGGTGGCTGGTGAGCATATCTCTGTCTTAGAAACAGGCTCCATTATCCAGACCCATACGGGTGAGGGTGCCTTTGCGGTCATGGTGCGCTATGAATAA
- a CDS encoding SGNH/GDSL hydrolase family protein — protein MNKKFLTAPGFFILALLVFGLAINFLLPKADSRLTDADFKHHNKSTAFNYVALGDSLTQGVGDTTNQGGFIPILSRQLESDYRYQVTAKNYGVSGNTSQQILTRLEEKKDLKKDMQKADLLTLTLGGNDVMAVLRKNISDLTLDSFTKPAQDYQKHLRKIIELARKGNKGLPIYVLGIYNPYYLNFPDMTQMQEVVDNWNEGTKQVTQEYDKVYFVEINDRLYKGIDGKEGITESGDGSNKADKRNDVLYEKDHFHPNNTGYQIMANAVLEKVNETKKDW, from the coding sequence ATGAATAAAAAGTTTTTAACAGCCCCTGGCTTTTTTATCCTGGCCTTGCTGGTCTTTGGCCTGGCCATCAATTTTCTTTTACCCAAGGCGGATAGTCGTTTGACGGATGCTGATTTCAAGCACCACAACAAGTCAACTGCCTTTAACTATGTGGCCCTAGGGGATTCCCTGACCCAGGGTGTTGGGGATACCACCAACCAAGGGGGCTTTATCCCTATCCTATCCAGACAACTGGAGTCTGATTACCGCTATCAGGTGACGGCTAAAAATTACGGGGTATCTGGCAATACCAGCCAGCAGATCTTAACCAGGTTAGAAGAAAAGAAAGACCTAAAAAAAGATATGCAGAAGGCTGATTTGCTGACCCTGACCCTGGGTGGCAATGATGTCATGGCTGTTCTGCGTAAAAATATTTCCGATTTGACCTTGGACAGCTTCACCAAGCCTGCCCAAGACTATCAAAAGCATCTGCGAAAGATTATTGAGCTGGCTCGCAAGGGAAATAAGGGCCTGCCCATCTATGTCCTAGGAATTTATAACCCTTACTACCTGAATTTTCCTGATATGACCCAAATGCAGGAGGTCGTTGATAATTGGAATGAAGGAACCAAGCAGGTCACGCAAGAATATGACAAGGTCTATTTTGTCGAAATCAATGACCGCCTCTATAAGGGAATTGATGGCAAGGAGGGCATTACTGAGTCAGGCGATGGTTCCAACAAGGCTGACAAAAGGAATGATGTCCTCTATGAGAAAGACCATTTCCACCCTAATAATACCGGCTATCAAATCATGGCCAATGCTGTTTTGGAGAAAGTAAATGAAACAAAAAAAGACTGGTAA
- a CDS encoding YpmS family protein, with amino-acid sequence MKQKKTGKHNLWKWGFLTLLAFNIAFVGILALRLGTFREPSSHISQTVSQEDVKIGTFKSSRDQLNDTVQAYLKQYQTKTYSYSFKATSKNVMFEGTYTVLGYKVPLYVYFTPVVLGDGSIQLNVDSVSAGTLSLPVSEVLKFIDANYKLPKFVEVDSKKGTLVLNLPKMDNKVGLYAKATDFDLVNDKISFDVYKKK; translated from the coding sequence ATGAAACAAAAAAAGACTGGTAAACACAACCTCTGGAAATGGGGCTTTTTGACACTTCTGGCCTTTAATATTGCCTTTGTGGGGATTCTGGCCCTGCGGCTTGGCACCTTTAGGGAGCCCAGCTCTCACATCAGTCAAACGGTCTCGCAAGAAGATGTCAAGATTGGTACCTTCAAGAGCTCGCGAGACCAGCTCAATGATACCGTTCAAGCCTACCTCAAGCAGTACCAGACCAAGACCTATTCCTATAGTTTCAAGGCCACTTCAAAAAATGTTATGTTTGAAGGAACCTATACCGTCCTAGGTTATAAGGTTCCCCTCTATGTTTATTTCACGCCAGTCGTCCTAGGTGATGGCAGTATCCAGCTCAATGTTGACTCTGTCTCTGCTGGAACCTTGTCATTGCCGGTGTCTGAAGTTTTGAAGTTTATTGATGCCAATTACAAGCTTCCAAAATTTGTGGAAGTTGACAGCAAGAAGGGGACCCTCGTTCTTAACCTGCCAAAAATGGATAATAAGGTGGGGCTCTATGCCAAGGCAACCGACTTTGACCTGGTCAATGATAAAATTAGTTTTGATGTCTACAAGAAAAAATAG
- a CDS encoding HU family DNA-binding protein, with protein MANKQDLIAKVAEATELTKKDSAAAVDAVFSSIEGFLSKGEKVQLIGFGNFEVRERAARKGRNPQTGAEIKIAASKVPAFKAGKALKDAVK; from the coding sequence ATGGCTAATAAACAAGATTTGATCGCAAAGGTTGCTGAAGCAACAGAATTGACTAAAAAAGATTCAGCTGCAGCAGTTGATGCAGTCTTCTCATCAATTGAAGGTTTCCTTTCAAAAGGTGAAAAAGTTCAATTGATCGGTTTCGGTAACTTTGAAGTTCGTGAACGTGCAGCTCGTAAAGGTCGCAACCCACAAACTGGTGCTGAAATCAAAATCGCAGCTTCAAAAGTTCCAGCATTCAAGGCTGGTAAAGCTCTTAAAGACGCTGTTAAATAA